A genome region from Mercenaria mercenaria strain notata chromosome 11, MADL_Memer_1, whole genome shotgun sequence includes the following:
- the LOC123531263 gene encoding glycoprotein-N-acetylgalactosamine 3-beta-galactosyltransferase 1-like isoform X1 produces the protein MFAFLAMSCMSGMLFVSDAVMFAFLAMSFMSGMLFVSVAVMFAFLAMSCMSGMLFVSVAVMFAFLAMFYMSGMLFVSVALMFAFFAVSYMSGPSGISLQTIRRVPVDDKSKHDASHGSALTHDDLDKIQQIVRPVQFQDAHAHHDDDKEAAELKKNIRVLCWVMTSPQNLQKKAVHVRNTWAHRCNKLIFISSETNTSFPTVGIDVPEGREHLTGKTMKAFRYIYDNHLDDADWFMKADDDTYVILENLRYFLTSQNKDDPIYFGHHFKTIVKQGYFSGGAGYVLSKEAMRRFGVRGNDSKVCRQDGGAEDAEFGKCMQNLGVKVGNSTDKLGRSRFHCFDPETHLRGGYPDWYYKYDAHGAKKGKESISDYAISFHYVPPAKMYGLEFYVYHLRPYGINSGHQDLNQDIS, from the exons ATGTTTGCTTTCCTTGCCATGTCCTGTATGTCAGGAATGTTGTTTGTGTCTGATGCTGTCATGTTTGCTTTCCTTGCCATGTCCTTTATGTCAGGAATGTTGTTTGTGTCTGTTGCTGTCATGTTCGCTTTCCTTGCCATGTCCTGTATGTCAGGAATGTTGTTTGTGTCTGTTGCTGTCATGTTCGCTTTCCTTGCCATGTTCTATATGTCAGGAATGTTGTTTGTGTCTGTTGCTCTCATGTTTGCTTTCTTTGCCGTTTCCTATATGTCAG GACCTTCGGGCATTTCCCTGCAAACTATCCGGCGTGTTCCAGTTGATGACAAAAGCAAACATGACGCCTCCCACGGATCTGCATTGACACATGATGACCTAGATAAAATCCAACAAATAGTAAGACCTGTACAATTCCAAGACGCACATGCTCACCATG ATGACGACAAGGAAGCAGCGgaactaaagaaaaatattcgtGTATTGTGTTGGGTTATGACCAGTCCACAAAACTTGCAGAAGAAAGCTGTCCATGTCAGGAATACCTGGGCTCACCGGTgcaataaattgattttcatcaGCTCCGAGACGAATACAAGCTTTCCAACAGTCGGGATCGATGTTCCCGAAGGGAGGGAACACTTGACTGGTAAAACAATGAAAGCGTTTAGATACATTTACGACAATCATTTAGATGACGCAGACTGGTTTATGAAAGCAGACGATGATACTTACGTCATTTTAGAAAATTTACGTTATTTTCTTACTAGTCAAAATAAAGAtgaccctatttattttgggCATCATTTTAAAACTATTGTAAAGCAAGGGTATTTCAGTGGCGGTGCTGGGTATGTTTTGAGCAAAGAGGCAATGCGGCGATTCGGAGTGCGTGGGAATGACTCCAAAGTTTGCCGCCAAGATGGCGGCGCAGAAGACGCAGAATTTGGaaaatgtatgcaaaatttaggaGTTAAAGTTGGAAATTCTACGGATAAATTGGGAAGGAGTAGATTCCATTGTTTTGATCCAGAAACGCATTTAAGAGGAGGATATCCCGACTGGTATTATAAATACGATGCCCACGGTGCTAAAAAG GGAAAAGAAAGTATTAGCGATTATGCAATCTCATTTCATTATGTACCACCAGCAAAAATGTACGGCTTAGAATTTTATGTATACCATCTTCGACCGTACGGGATCAATTCCGGACACCAGGATTTAAATCAGGACATATCATAG
- the LOC123531263 gene encoding glycoprotein-N-acetylgalactosamine 3-beta-galactosyltransferase 1-like isoform X4, whose protein sequence is MQNATINFVLGLSVGLVFAFLAVSYMSGPSGISLQTIRRVPVDDKSKHDASHGSALTHDDLDKIQQIVRPVQFQDAHAHHDDDKEAAELKKNIRVLCWVMTSPQNLQKKAVHVRNTWAHRCNKLIFISSETNTSFPTVGIDVPEGREHLTGKTMKAFRYIYDNHLDDADWFMKADDDTYVILENLRYFLTSQNKDDPIYFGHHFKTIVKQGYFSGGAGYVLSKEAMRRFGVRGNDSKVCRQDGGAEDAEFGKCMQNLGVKVGNSTDKLGRSRFHCFDPETHLRGGYPDWYYKYDAHGAKKGKESISDYAISFHYVPPAKMYGLEFYVYHLRPYGINSGHQDLNQDIS, encoded by the exons ATGCAGAATGCAACAATCAACTTCGTGCTGGGATTGTCTGTTGGCCTCGTGTTTGCTTTCCTTGCCGTGTCCTATATGTCAG GACCTTCGGGCATTTCCCTGCAAACTATCCGGCGTGTTCCAGTTGATGACAAAAGCAAACATGACGCCTCCCACGGATCTGCATTGACACATGATGACCTAGATAAAATCCAACAAATAGTAAGACCTGTACAATTCCAAGACGCACATGCTCACCATG ATGACGACAAGGAAGCAGCGgaactaaagaaaaatattcgtGTATTGTGTTGGGTTATGACCAGTCCACAAAACTTGCAGAAGAAAGCTGTCCATGTCAGGAATACCTGGGCTCACCGGTgcaataaattgattttcatcaGCTCCGAGACGAATACAAGCTTTCCAACAGTCGGGATCGATGTTCCCGAAGGGAGGGAACACTTGACTGGTAAAACAATGAAAGCGTTTAGATACATTTACGACAATCATTTAGATGACGCAGACTGGTTTATGAAAGCAGACGATGATACTTACGTCATTTTAGAAAATTTACGTTATTTTCTTACTAGTCAAAATAAAGAtgaccctatttattttgggCATCATTTTAAAACTATTGTAAAGCAAGGGTATTTCAGTGGCGGTGCTGGGTATGTTTTGAGCAAAGAGGCAATGCGGCGATTCGGAGTGCGTGGGAATGACTCCAAAGTTTGCCGCCAAGATGGCGGCGCAGAAGACGCAGAATTTGGaaaatgtatgcaaaatttaggaGTTAAAGTTGGAAATTCTACGGATAAATTGGGAAGGAGTAGATTCCATTGTTTTGATCCAGAAACGCATTTAAGAGGAGGATATCCCGACTGGTATTATAAATACGATGCCCACGGTGCTAAAAAG GGAAAAGAAAGTATTAGCGATTATGCAATCTCATTTCATTATGTACCACCAGCAAAAATGTACGGCTTAGAATTTTATGTATACCATCTTCGACCGTACGGGATCAATTCCGGACACCAGGATTTAAATCAGGACATATCATAG
- the LOC123531263 gene encoding glycoprotein-N-acetylgalactosamine 3-beta-galactosyltransferase 1-like isoform X3, which translates to MRRRNVPMQNATINFVLGLSVGLVFAFLAVSYMSGPSGISLQTIRRVPVDDKSKHDASHGSALTHDDLDKIQQIVRPVQFQDAHAHHDDDKEAAELKKNIRVLCWVMTSPQNLQKKAVHVRNTWAHRCNKLIFISSETNTSFPTVGIDVPEGREHLTGKTMKAFRYIYDNHLDDADWFMKADDDTYVILENLRYFLTSQNKDDPIYFGHHFKTIVKQGYFSGGAGYVLSKEAMRRFGVRGNDSKVCRQDGGAEDAEFGKCMQNLGVKVGNSTDKLGRSRFHCFDPETHLRGGYPDWYYKYDAHGAKKGKESISDYAISFHYVPPAKMYGLEFYVYHLRPYGINSGHQDLNQDIS; encoded by the exons ATGCGACGCAGAAATG TTCCAATGCAGAATGCAACAATCAACTTCGTGCTGGGATTGTCTGTTGGCCTCGTGTTTGCTTTCCTTGCCGTGTCCTATATGTCAG GACCTTCGGGCATTTCCCTGCAAACTATCCGGCGTGTTCCAGTTGATGACAAAAGCAAACATGACGCCTCCCACGGATCTGCATTGACACATGATGACCTAGATAAAATCCAACAAATAGTAAGACCTGTACAATTCCAAGACGCACATGCTCACCATG ATGACGACAAGGAAGCAGCGgaactaaagaaaaatattcgtGTATTGTGTTGGGTTATGACCAGTCCACAAAACTTGCAGAAGAAAGCTGTCCATGTCAGGAATACCTGGGCTCACCGGTgcaataaattgattttcatcaGCTCCGAGACGAATACAAGCTTTCCAACAGTCGGGATCGATGTTCCCGAAGGGAGGGAACACTTGACTGGTAAAACAATGAAAGCGTTTAGATACATTTACGACAATCATTTAGATGACGCAGACTGGTTTATGAAAGCAGACGATGATACTTACGTCATTTTAGAAAATTTACGTTATTTTCTTACTAGTCAAAATAAAGAtgaccctatttattttgggCATCATTTTAAAACTATTGTAAAGCAAGGGTATTTCAGTGGCGGTGCTGGGTATGTTTTGAGCAAAGAGGCAATGCGGCGATTCGGAGTGCGTGGGAATGACTCCAAAGTTTGCCGCCAAGATGGCGGCGCAGAAGACGCAGAATTTGGaaaatgtatgcaaaatttaggaGTTAAAGTTGGAAATTCTACGGATAAATTGGGAAGGAGTAGATTCCATTGTTTTGATCCAGAAACGCATTTAAGAGGAGGATATCCCGACTGGTATTATAAATACGATGCCCACGGTGCTAAAAAG GGAAAAGAAAGTATTAGCGATTATGCAATCTCATTTCATTATGTACCACCAGCAAAAATGTACGGCTTAGAATTTTATGTATACCATCTTCGACCGTACGGGATCAATTCCGGACACCAGGATTTAAATCAGGACATATCATAG